One segment of Erigeron canadensis isolate Cc75 chromosome 2, C_canadensis_v1, whole genome shotgun sequence DNA contains the following:
- the LOC122589072 gene encoding pentatricopeptide repeat-containing protein At1g74750-like, with amino-acid sequence MLRTKQIGVLSQSARSFFLSGTRCSADGGSCTCSEDEACTSRRQITAANGARHPQTASSLVPKASPRVLTSGKTESKIVDHPAYHPSKSTSLAKPDCVSYADDIDTMQPSGITTGHFVRAGMAAVNFLNDVVSYKIPMTEGSSFVDSNQNYVVEKARPATAKTYKKVEVGTTTSTNTANSSNMKTYKKVESHTSAPTRPNAKISSNVSKGRSEKYSSGKSQNYNVVKGASKKSKDCVNHFMVGQRAPEFRTAEMMSVKETRGVSTKSVSQTGRQFSGSAHMVESVGQILRQLKWGPAAEEALWTLNCSLDAYQANQVLKQLQDSSIALSFFYWLKRQPGFKHDGHTYTTMVGILGRSKQFAAINKLLDQMVQDGHPPNVVTYNRLIHSYGRANFLNKSLDVFDQMQREGIEPDRVTYCTLIDIHAKAGYLDVAMSMYQRMQEAGLSPDTFTFSVIINCLGKAGHLDAALKLFYEMVGQGCVPNLVTYNIMIALQAKARNYPTALQLYRDMQNAGFEPDKVTYSIVMEVLGHCGYLEEAEAIFEEMTRKNWIPDEPVYGLLVDLWGKSGNVEKAWSWYQAMLNAGLLPNVPTCNSLLSAFLRVHRLSDAYNLVQGMRSLGLNPSLQTYTLLLSCCTEAQTSFDMMFCCELMGVTGHPAHAFLRSMPSAGPDGQNVREHAGLFLDLMHSEDRESKRGLVDAVVDFLHKSGLKEEAGSVWEVAAQKNVYPDAVREKSSCYWLINLHVMSEGTAVTALSRTLAWFRREMLSSGVCPSRIDIVTGWGRRSRVTGTSLVRQSVQELLNIFRFPFFTENGNSGCFVGCGEPLSQWLDQSYVERMHLL; translated from the coding sequence ATGTTGCGTACAAAGCAAATTGGTGTTCTCTCCCAGTCAGCCAGGTCTTTTTTCCTCAGTGGGACAAGATGTAGCGCGGATGGGGGTTCATGCACGTGTTCAGAAGATGAAGCTTGCACTTCTAGAAGGCAAATCACTGCTGCAAATGGAGCCCGACATCCACAAACAGCATCTTCCTTGGTGCCCAAAGCTTCCCCTAGAGTATTGACTTCTGGTAAAACTGAGTCCAAGATAGTTGACCATCCAGCTTATCACCCATCAAAGTCAACATCTTTGGCAAAACCTGATTGTGTAAGTTATGCTGATGATATAGACACGATGCAGCCGTCTGGTATTACTACTGGTCATTTTGTCAGAGCTGGGATGGCAGCTGTCAACTTTTTAAATGATGTGGTTAGTTATAAGATTCCTATGACTGAAGGGAGTTCATTTGTTGACTCAAATCAGAACTACGTGGTTGAAAAGGCCCGTCCAGCAACCGCTAAAACCTACAAGAAGGTTGAAGTAGGGACGACGACTTCAACTAACACCGCCAATTCATCAAACATGAAAACTTACAAAAAGGTTGAATCACATACATCTGCCCCAACAAGACCGAATGCTAAAATCTCTTCAAATGTCAGTAAAGGCAGATCAGAGAAGTACTCCTCAggtaaaagtcaaaattacaACGTGGTCAAAGGGGCATCTAAAAAGTCAAAAGATTGTGTAAACCACTTCATGGTTGGTCAGCGTGCTCCAGAGTTCCGTACAGCCGAAATGATGTCTGTAAAAGAAACCCGGGGAGTATCAACAAAGTCCGTTTCTCAAACAGGTCGTCAGTTTTCGGGTTCGGCTCATATGGTGGAGAGCGTTGGTCAGATATTGAGACAGCTGAAGTGGGGTCCTGCAGCTGAAGAGGCATTATGGACCCTCAACTGCTCTCTAGATGCATATCAAGCGAACCAAGTACTCAAACAGCTTCAAGATTCTTCTATAGCTCTTAGCTTTTTCTATTGGTTAAAAAGGCAGCCCGGATTCAAGCATGATGGTCATACTTACACAACCATGGTTGGCATATTGGGTAGGTCCAAGCAGTTTGCGGCGATTAACAAGCTACTTGATCAAATGGTTCAAGATGGGCACCCTCCAAATGTGGTGACATATAATCGTCTCATTCATAGCTATGGACGGGCTAATTTCCTCAACAAATCTCTTGATGTTTTTGATCAGATGCAAAGAGAAGGTATCGAACCAGACCGGGTCACGTATTGTACCCTCATTGACATTCATGCAAAAGCGGGATATCTTGATGTAGCCATGAGCATGTATCAGAGAATGCAAGAAGCTGGGCTTTCACCAGATACGTTCACTTTCAGTGTTATAATTAATTGCCTGGGAAAAGCAGGTCACTTGGATGCAGCCCTGAAACTGTTCTATGAGATGGTTGGTCAGGGGTGCGTTCCAAATTTGGTAACTTATAACATCATGATTGCTTTACAGGCGAAAGCAAGAAACTACCCGACTGCATTACAGCTTTATCGTGATATGCAAAATGCGGGCTTTGAGCCTGATAAAGTGACTTACAGTATAGTTATGGAGGTTCTTGGTCACTGTGGGTATCTTGAAGAAGCCGAAGCTATTTTTGAAGAGATGACCCGGAAAAACTGGATCCCAGATGAACCTGTTTATGGGCTTCTAGTGGATTTGTGGGGAAAATCAGGAAATGTTGAAAAGGCGTGGAGTTGGTATCAGGCCATGCTTAATGCTGGTTTGCTTCCTAATGTGCCTACATGTAATTCATTGTTAAGTGCTTTTCTTCGGGTACATAGGCTTTCAGATGCATATAATTTAGTACAGGGTATGCGCAGTTTAGGATTAAACCCTTCTTTACAGACTTACACGTTGTTGCTTAGTTGTTGTACAGAGGCGCAGACATCTTTTGACATGATGTTTTGTTGCGAGCTGATGGGAGTCACGGGCCACCCAGCCCATGCTTTTCTACGGTCAATGCCATCCGCAGGACCTGATGGGCAAAATGTTAGAGAACATGCCGGTTTGTTCTTGGATCTTATGCACAGTGAGGATAGAGAGAGTAAGAGGGGGTTGGTTGATGCAGTAGTGGATTTTTTACACAAGTCGGGTCTCAAGGAGGAAGCAGGCTCGGTTTGGGAGGTTGCAGCCCAGAAAAACGTGTACCCAGATGCGGTTCGTGAGAAAAGCTCGTGTTATTGGCTTATAAACCTTCATGTGATGTCTGAAGGGACTGCGGTGACTGCATTATCAAGAACATTGGCATGGTTTCGTAGAGAGATGTTATCATCAGGTGTTTGTCCAAGTAGGATTGATATAGTGACGGGTTGGGGGAGGAGGAGTCGGGTCACAGGGACCTCATTAGTTAGACAATCTGTGCAGGAGTTGCTCAACATTTTTCGGTTCCCATTTTTCACAGAAAATGGGAACTCAGGGTGCTTTGTAGGCTGTGGTGAGCCGCTTAGTCAGTGGCTGGATCAGTCTTATGTCGAACGTATGCATTTACTATAG
- the LOC122586525 gene encoding calcium-dependent protein kinase 10-like, producing MGNCTTCIRPDEPKSNRYEPPPTPQPKNNKYKHKTRPNPYAESPVPIRVLNDFSQLATHRTRISDKYILGRELGRGEFGVTYLCTDRETKHAYACKSISKKKLRTAVDVEDVRREVAIMSTLPEHPNIVKLRATYEDNEAVHLVMELCEGGELFDRIVARGHYSERAAAGIAKTVAEVVKMCHENGVIHRDLKPENFLFANKKENSALKAIDFGLSVFFKPGQRFSEIVGSPYYMAPEVLKRNYGPEVDIWSAGVILYILLCGVPPFWAETEQGVALAILRGVLDFKREPWPQISENAKSLVRQMLEPDPKKRLTSQQVLEHPWIQNEKKASNVPLGDIVRTRLKQFSVMNRFKKKALRVIAEHLSIEEVEVIRDMFTLMDSDGDGKVTFDELKSGLKKVGSQLADPEIKMLMDVADVDGNGVLEYGEFVAVTIHLQKMENDEHLRRAFMFFDKDGSGFIELDELEQVLYEPGQADIAVLNEIVKEVDTDKDGRISFEEFVAMMKSGTDWRKASRQYSRDRFKSLSVNLMKDGALQLEDALTGQTVMV from the exons ATGGGCAACTGCACAACATGCATCCGACCCGACGAACCGAAATCCAACCGTTACGAGCCACCACCAACTCCACAACCAAAAAACAACAAATACAAACACAAAACCCGACCCAACCCATACGCCGAAAGCCCGGTCCCTATCCGGGTATTAAACGACTTCTCTCAACTAGCAACACATCGTACTCGAATATCCGACAAGTACATACTTGGTCGAGAATTGGGCCGAGGTGAATTTGGGGTCACATATTTGTGTACGGACAGAGAAACAAAACATGCATACGCATGTAAATCGATTTCCAAGAAAAAACTACGTACAGCTGTCGACGTGGAAGACGTACGTCGAGAAGTTGCGATTATGTCGACGTTACCTGAACATCCAAATATTGTGAAATTGCGTGCTACTTATGAAGATAATGAAGCTGTTCATTTAGTTATGGAGTTATGTGAAGGCGGTGAACTTTTTGATAGAATTGTGGCTAGAGGTCATTATAGCGAACGTGCGGCGGCCGGAATTGCGAAAACGGTTGCTGAAGTTGTTAAAATGTGTCATGAGAATGGTGTCATTCATAGAGACTTGAAGCCTGAGAATTTCTTGTTTGctaataagaaagaaaattcTGCTCTCAAGGCTATTGATTTTGGCCTTTCTGTTTTCTTCAAGCCAG GGCAAAGGTTTTCAGAAATTGTGGGTAGTCCTTACTACATGGCACCAGAGGTTTTGAAGCGAAATTATGGACCTGAGGTTGATATATGGAGTGCTGGAGTTATTCTGTATATATTATTGTGTGGTGTTCCCCCATTTTGGGCAG AAACTGAGCAAGGTGTTGCTTTGGCAATTCTTCGGGGCGTTCTTGATTTCAAGAGGGAGCCCTGGCCTCAAATTTCTGAAAATGCTAAAAGTCTCGTTAGGCAGATGTTAGAACCTGATCCCAAGAAGCGATTAACATCCCAGCAGGTTCTTG AGCATCCATGGATACAGAACGAGAAGAAGGCTTCGAATGTTCCATTGGGAGATATAGTTAGGACAAGACTCAAGCAATTCTCAGTGATGAATAGATTCAAGAAGAAAGCATTGAGG GTGATTGCAGAGCACTTGTCTATTGAAGAAGTAGAAGTTATTAGAGATATGTTTACATTGATGGACTCCGATGGCGATGGAAAAGTTACATTTGATGAGCTTAAATCTGGCTTAAAGAAAGTTGGTTCACAATTGGCTGATCCTGAGATCAAAATGCTCATGGATGTG GCTGATGTTGATGGCAATGGAGTCCTCGAGTATGGAGAGTTTGTAGCAGTGACAATTCACCTGCAAAAGATGGAAAACGACGAGCATCTTCGAAGAGCATTTATGTTCTTTGATAAAGATGGCAGTGGTTTtattgaacttgatgagctagAACAAGTGTTATATGAACCTGGTCAAGCAGACATTGCAGTACTCAATGAAATTGTGAAAGAAGTCGATACAGATAAG GATGGCCGGATTAGTTTTGAGGAATTCGTTGCAATGATGAAATCAGGGACGGATTGGAGGAAGGCATCACGACAATACTCAAGAGATAGATTTAAGAGCTTGAGTGTTAACTTGATGAAGGATGGAGCATTGCAGCTTGAAGACGCTTTAACGGGTCAAACTGTTATGGTTTGA
- the LOC122588286 gene encoding uncharacterized protein LOC122588286: MTLCWLDVFEDPIVGTSQTGDHFWNKVFDMYVEVQIKRRPDQITGKWRLIKEQVGKFNTIYKKYDDDRRSGENDAQVMEQARQAYTLETGGKFAMYEAWTILKDRLKFLSFTGVDGMAIKKKMISRIIESSDEDQLPIKLDEEEPLDTNLFGPDAIPRHPPPKVEKKTPQTSGSSDATSSRSSASELVARLEQLGSSKQAFIDKKSDALDSIHEEEKKTYHVRDIFICGLIKSESSTTKFY; this comes from the coding sequence ATGACCCTTTGTTGGCTCGATGTATTCGAAGATCCTATCGTTGGCACTTCACAAACCGGTGACCACTTTTGGAACAAAGTTTTCGACATGTATGTCGAGGTTCAAATCAAGCGTCGACCCGATCAAATCACGGGTAAATGGCGTCTCATCAAGGAGCAAGTCGGGAAATTTAACACTATTTACAAAAAGTATGATGATGACCGACGTAGTGGCGAAAATGACGCGCAAGTCATGGAACAAGCTAGGCAAGCGTATACTTTGGAAACGGGTGGGAAATTTGCAATGTATGAAGCTTGGACCATTTTAAAAGATAGACtgaagtttttatcttttaccgGTGTCGATGGCATGGCGATAAAGAAGAAAATGATCTCCCGCATCATCGAGTCTAGTGATGAAGACCAACTGCCCATCAAACTCGACGAAGAAGAGCCACTCGACACCAACCTCTTCGGCCCGGATGCGATTCCACGACACCCCCCCCCCAAAGTCGAAAAGAAAACGCCACAAACATCGGGATCGTCGGATGCAACCTCATCTCGTTCAAGTGCATCCGAGTTGGTCGCGCGTCTCGAACAACTTGGAAGCTCCAAACAAGCTTTTATTGACAAAAAATCGGACGCCCTTGATTCTATTCAcgaggaagaaaaaaaaacgtaCCATGTACGCGACATTTTCATTTGTGGGTTAATCAAATCCGAATCCTCgacaacaaaattttattga